GCCACGAGCTGCGCTCGAACAGTCTGGTCAGCCAGTGCACCAAATGGCCGGGGCCACCTGACAGCTGCTTGATCGCGGTCTGCGGTTCGCCGTCCTCGGCGTCGACCATCACCACGATTGTCGAGTCGCCGTCGCGCACACATACCGCGGCCTGGTCGTATCCGACGACCGGAGCGACGGCGCGAGCCAGCATCTCGCAGGCGTCGTGTTGACGGACCGGAACGATGTTGTCGAAACCGGCGTCCGTCAGCGACTCGAGAAGCAGCGCCGCTTCCGCGGACACTTCATCGCTCCAGGTGACGCCGACGACATGTAGGCGCTGATCAAGCCCGCCGGCGGCCGCCTGGGCCTCCAGCACCGCCGCGGTTGCCTGTTCGGAGGTGTACACCGCCTGCATCCCGGCGGCAGGCCTCACATCGAAGTCATCGTGATCGAGGATGGCACCATCGGCGTCGCGACCCTCTACTAGGACCCATCCAACTGACGCCGACGTCAGCGACAGCCCAAGAACCGTGTCCAATTCAGCACCTCAATCGCAGCCCAAAGCCCGTGCGCCGCACCCGGCGAACATGACAATGGACGCGTTGCTTCGCGGGCGGCGGAAGGACCGGGACAGCGTGGTCTCGTCGGTCTATCCCGGGTCACCCTACGCGTCCTCGGCAGCAAATGGCGACCCGGTATCAACACTTGTGCAATTGCGAATGCGCCGAGAGCGTTGCCGAAAACCTTCGTTTAGCGGCCATGACTCTGGGTACTTGCAGGTGGCAGCGGTCAGCGCCGACTCGACACATCTTTGCGTCTTAATCGACATATCAACGGCTGCACGGTAAGTTTCTCCGGGAGTTTGAGACAGCGTCGACAAGGGGCCTGCTATGGCAAATGTAAGCGAGAAGATGCGCGGCTGGATGAGGCGGCTTTCCGTCGCCGCATTTGCAGCCGCCGCCCTCCCGGGGCTGGTCACGCTGGTCGGTGAGGCACCGACAGCTGCGGCCTTCTCCCGGCCGGGACTTCCCGTTGAATACCTGCAGGTGCCGTCGGCATCGATGGGCCGCAGCATCAAGGTGCAATTCCAGAGCGGCGGCAACGGCTCGCCGGCGGTCTACCTCCTCGACGGCCTTCGCGCCCAGGACGACTACAACGGTTGGGACATCAACACCCCCGCCTTCGAGTGGTACTACCAGTCCGGTCTATCGATCGTCATGCCGGTGGGTGGGCAGTCCAGCTTTTACACGGACTGGTACAACCCGGCCTGCGGCAAGGCCGGTTGCTCCACTTACAAGTGGGAGACCTTCCTGACCAGCGAGCTGCCGAACTACCTGGCATCGGAGAAGAGCGTCAAGTCGACGGGCAGCGCCGCGGTCGGCATCTCGATGGCGGGATCGTCGGCGATGAACCTGGCCATTTACCACCCGGCCCAGTTCACTTACGCAGGCTCGCTGTCGGGATACCTCAGCCCCTCGACGGGGCAGAGCTGGATCGGCCTGGCCATGGGCGACGCCGGTGGCTACAAGAAGGAAGACATGTGGGGCCCGGACAGCGATCCGGCCTGGGTGCGGAACGACCCCACCGTCAACGTCGGGCAGCTTGTTGCCCACAACACGCGACTCTGGGTGTACTGCGGCAACGGAACCGCCAACCAGCTGGGTGGCGACAACCTGCCGGCCAAGTTCCTGGAGAGCAACTTCATGATCGGCGGCAACAAGAAATTTGAAGAGGCCTACAACGCCGCGGGCGGCCACAACGCCGTGTTCAACTTCCCGCCGTCAGGTACTCACAGCTGGGAGTACTGGGGCCAGCAGCTCAACGCGATGAAGCCCGACCTGCAGCAGTCGCTGGGTGCTCACGCGGCCTGAGTCGTTTCGTACAAGAAACTGCGCCTGACGGCTTCCCGTCAGGCGCAGTTTTGTCCTGTCAGCCCGCAGGCGGAGACACGTATTTCGTGTGGCCGCGTCAACGTGAACATCGCCGTTTCCGTCCACCAGCCACCCTCCAACATGCTTGGATCAGGCTATGCAGGGTTCAGCGACCGTCCATATGGCCGCTCCTGCCGACCGAATCTGGAACCTGATCACCGACGTTCACAGCATCGGCCGGTACTCCCCCGAAGTGTTCGAAGCCGAATGGCTGGACGGCGCCACCGGACCCTCCCTGGGCGGGCGATTCCGCGGCCACGTCAAACGCAATGAGCTGGGCCCGGTCTATTGGACGGTCTGCCGCATCACGGCCTGCGAGCCCGGCCGCGAATTCGGTTTCGAGGTGCTCGTCGGCGACCGCGCGGTGAACAACTGGCACTACCAATTGACGCCCGCCGGTGACGGCACCGACGTCACGGAGTCGTTCCGGATGACGTCGTCACCATTCGTTGGCATCTATTACTGGGTGTTCGGCGGCTGGTTGAGGACCCGTCGCAATGTGCGCGACATGACCAAGACGTTGACTCGAATCAAGGACGTGGCCGAGGGATAAACGGACGGGGGACGCGCGCCGAAATAGACGACGCCCCCGAATTCCTGAAAACTGGAATGACATCCATCGTCGTGCAGTCCGTAAGCTTTGGGCAGCACTGCGCGACGAAGTGGAGGCTTGACCTGTGGCTATCGCACTGAAGCAAAGACTGCACTGGCTGGCGCTGCACGGCTTTGTCCGCGGAGGTTCCTCGATCGCCGCCCGCCGGGGCGATCTCCAGGCCCGACTGATCTCCGACCCAGCCATCAAGGCGAACCCGGTGCCGTTCTACGAGGATGTGCGGGCCCGTGGACCGCTGGTGCGATCCCGTATCGGTTACATCACTGCGGATCACGCGATCGGGCACGAATTGCTGCGATCCGAAGACTTCCGGGTACTGTCGATCGGATCCAATCTGCCTGCCCCTCTGCGGTGGCTGGAACTGCGCACTCGCGACGACCTGCTGCATCCACTGCGCCCGCCCTCGCTGCTGGCCGTCGAGCCGCCGGATCACACCCGCTATCGCAAGACGGTGTCGTCGGTGTTCACCCATCGTGCCGTGGCCGCGCTGCGGGACGGAGTCGAACGGACCGCGGAGTCGTTGTTGGACGAGCTGTCTCGCGAACCGGGCGTCGTCGACATCGTCGACCGCTACTGCTCGCAACTCCCGGTGGCGATCATCAGCGACATCCTGGGAGTGCCCGACGGCGACCGGCAACGCATTCTCGAGTTCGGCGAACTCGCCGCGCCCAGTTTGGATTTCGGTCTGCCCTGGCCGCAGTACCAGCGTGTACAGCGCGGCCTGATTGGATTCAACGTCTGGCTAGACTCCCATCTGGACAAGCTGCGCCGCGCTCCCGGCGACGACCTGATGAGCCAGTTGATTCGTAAAGCCGAGAGCGGCTCGCCGGACACTTATCTGGACAACGACGAGCTTCGGGCGGTCGCCGGTTTGGTATTGGCCGCCGGGTTCGAGACCACGGTGAACCTGCTAGGCAACGGAATTCGCATGTTGCTGGACCAGCCCGAGCACCTGATCACTCTTCGCCAGCGTCCCGAGCTGTGGCCCACCGCCGTGGAGGAGATCCTCCGACTGGAGTCACCCGTCCAGCTGACTGCACGATTTGCACTGCGAGACACCGAGATCGCGGGCCGGACGATCGGTCGAGGCGAGCTGGTGGTGGTTTACGTCGCTGCGGCCAACCGTGATCCGGCCGTATTCCCCGACCCCAACACGTTCGACATCGAGCGCGACAACGCGGGCAAACACCTGGCGTTCTCCGGCGGTAGGCATTTCTGCCTGGGAGCGGCGCTCGCGCGCGCCGAAGGCGAAGTGGGTCTGCGGGCATTCTTCGACCGCTTCCCCGAGGTAAGGTCCGCGGGCGCGGGCAGTCGGCGTGATACCCGGGTTCTGCACGGGTGGTCGACGCTGCCGGTGGCCTTGGGCCCGGCCAGGTCGATGGCGACCCGCTAGCCTCGGGGCTTCCCGCCGAAATAGCACTCGAGCGTCGTGGTGCACACCAATTGGCCGGTGCGGTTGAACATCGTGCCCTGCGCCAGACCCCGCCCACCGATGCCGCTGGGTGAGTGCTGTTGGTAGAGAATCCAATCCGATAGGTCAGGCGGGTGGTGGAACCACATCGCCAGGTCCATCAGCGCCGAGAACCCGGGACCAAGTGGAGTGGTGCGGCGAGCGATCATCGCCGACTCCAGCAGTGTGCGGCCGGCGACGAATGCCGTCAGGCAATCGGCGACGATCGGGTCGGACGGAGCGATGCCGCTGGGCCGCCACCACATTCGGATGCCGGCCGATGGCTGCTCGACGAGGTCGGCGGCGAGCCGGGCCGACGGATCGACGTAGCGGTAATCGATGGGTTGTTCGCGTACCCACCAGCCATCCCGTTCGTCGGCCAGTTCCCGGTGCTGTTCAGCGAAGGTCGGGACGGTGTCGGGGTCGGGCAAATCCGGCGGAAGTTGTTGATAGACAATATTTTCGACGTCCTTGCTGAACGAGGCGACGCCCTCGAGTAGTACCGACCCGAACTGGCGGGCGGCGACCCGGCGAGCCGAAAAGGTGCCCCCGTCATGCAGCGTCGTGACCTCGAAATCCACGGGTTGGCGGGCGTCGCCGGCACGCAAGAAGTACATGTGCATGCTGTGCGGCAAGCGGTCGACAACCGTCCGGCTCGCCGCCATCAAGGCCTGCGCGGCGATGTGTCCGCCGGAGATGTGGTGCGCGATTTCGTCGAGTTGGTTTCCGACGAAGAACTCGGCGTTGACCTGTTCGAGCTCGAGGCTGTCGAGGAGTTGATCGAGGGTGATGACGGGCGCAGAAGTCACGCACGCATCATGCCGCTAAGACAGGTAACGGCCAAACCATTCCAGGGTCCGCCGCCAGGCGTCGGCGGAAGCCGCCGCGTTGTAGCGCGGTCCGCCGTCGTTGAAAAAGGCATGATCGGCGTCGGGTTCGATCACGAGGTCGTGGATCAGCCCGGCACGCTCGAGCGCCGCTCTGGCCGCCGGCTCGGAATTCGTGACGCGCTTGTCCAGGGCGCCGTAGAACGCCAGCACGGCGGTGGCTCTGTCGCCGCTGAAATCGGGGTTGTCGGGCAGTGGGCCGTAGAAAGGCACCGCGGCGGACAGTCGCGCGTTATGCGACGCCAACAGTTGCCACACCAGCCCGCCGCCGAAGCAAAAGCCGACCACCGCGAGCTTGCCGCCGGGTACCCGGTTCTGCAATTCGGTGATGCCGGAGTTCAAGTCGGCGAGAAACCGATCCTGGGGCGCCGCGGCCAGCGCGGCGGTGGCTTTGGCGGGATCGGAGAACTGGCCCGTCCCACCCTCTTCGGACAGCAAGTCGATCGCCAGGGCGGAGTAACCGGCCCCGGCGAATCGCTCGGCCACCGAATGGACCCAGTCGGTCAGTCCCTTGTTCTCGTGGATCACCAACACCCCGCGGCGGGCATTGTGCGCCTGCGCCCACGCGCCTTGCAATTCTCCGCGTGGGCCCGCCCAGGTGATCGGCTCGGTAGGCAGCGCACGCTTGGCGCCAGGTGCCTCGACTCCCTCGCCCGAACTCGAATGCAGCGGCCGGGCCTCGTCGTTGCCGCACGCCGCGATCAACGCGGCCGCCGCACCGCTGGTCAAACCCATTAGTGCCAACCGGCGCATGGCTTCTCGTCTGCTCAGCAATCCTTCGACGTGGTCGGTGGCAATCTCTTCGGCGATGTATTGCTGTAAAGAAGTCATCAAGATTGAGTATCCCCCACAACCGGGCGCTCTGCCCGGATGACGGTGCCCCACTGCGTCAGTCGAGAGCGTTCGGGTCGGCGACCGGGATCAGCAGATGCGACGGCGTGGCGCCGCCCTGGTGCACTCGATATGTGCCGCCCGCGAGCGCTTTTCGCGCTGGCGCCGTCGGCACAAGGTGCGGGAAGTCGAACGTGGTCACTGTCAACCGCAGCCGATGGCCGGGTGCGAGCAGTGCAGCGGTCGGGAAGATCTCGATGTCATAGCGTGTCAATTCGCCGGGCACAACGGGCTTGACCGCCGCCCTGGTGCTGATGTGGTGGGGCTTGAGAACCGTGCCGTCGTCGAGGTACCAGGTGCGCTCGGGATCCAACTCGCGGTGCGAACCAAGCAGCGCGCCCTGGGTCAGGGGACGCGACGAGCCGTCGGGTCCCACGTCGTCGATGTGCGCGACAAACAGTGACTCGGTGGTATCGGCGGTGGCGTTCAACGTCAGTGTGACCGGTCCCGCGATCAGGGTCGGCGCAGTGAACACCTCGGTGGTGTAGGTCAGCGCGCCACGCTGCACGCGGCGGTTGTCTTGGTCGTAGCGGGTCTGCCCACCGCGCTGGCTGCGGATAAAGCTGGTCATGCCAAGCGTCCACTGTTCGACGCTGCGGCCGGCCACCGGGCCTCGGCCTACGTATTTGACTGTGGCCGTTGATGTCTCAGGCGCAGGGTCCGCGGTGAGCCGACCGCCGTCCGACAGGTAGAACCGGGTGGGCGTCGCTCGCTCGAGCGGATACCCCCGGACATGGAACCAGCGCGGACTGCCGATCGGCTGGAAGGTCAGCGGTGGCCCCGAGATCTGGGCTTCGGCGTCGTCGTTGAGCCAGTAGTCGAACCAGCGCAGTTGTACCGCCTGCAGGTGCAGGTTGCCGTACATCGTGACGTGATACCAGGGACCCATCATCAGCCGCAGGTCCTCGGAGACCGGCTGGCCGGGCCGCATGGGCTGCTCGTCGGGGCGCCCGGCGAACGCGTTCTGTAGCGCGGCGTAATTCAACGGCACTCCCCGCTGGAAAGCGTCGTGCCAGCCGCCGACCAGGAAAACTGCCACCTTGTTGGCGACGATCTGTGGGATCACCGTTGCCGGCCGTAGGTCCTTCCAGAACTCCTCGTCGAACGCTGTCTCCCCGCCGGCCACCGCGTCGGCGATCAACGGGCCGAAGTAGCCCCGCTGCGCGCGTCCGCGCTTGCGCACACCGGCGATGCCGCCGGCCCGCGGCCGGGGATGCTTGCCGCGATTGATCACCTCCAGCATCGGGTTCACGACGTTGAGGAGGTTGTAGACCCCGCCATAGGCGCGGATCGTGCGCAGGTGCGGTGCTCCGCCCATTGCCGCCGCATCGCGATAGAAGTCGCGGGCCGCCATCACCGGAAAGATCGCCTTGAGCGGTGAATTCGGCCCGACCGCCGCGGCGGTGAAGAGTTGGTTGATCGCCAGATACGACACTCCGAACATGCCGACCCGACCGTTGGCGTGTGGCAGTGTCGACGCCCACTCGACCAGCTCGACGCCGTCTTGGGCCTGCCGCTCGCCGAACATCTGGAACTCACCCTCGGAGACGCCGCAGCCCCGGACGTCGACCATCACCTCGATATAGCCGCGTTTGATCAGAAATGGGGTGGCGCCGCCGCCGATCTGCGCGGCGGGTGGCGGGGCCTTCTTGCCGTAGGGCGTCAGCGACATCAGTACCGGGAACGGTCCGGGCGCGGGCTCCCCGGTGACGAGGTCGGTCGGGTGATGAATGTCGACCCGAAGGTTGACGCCGTCGCTCATCGGTACCGCGACGTTGTGGTGAATGCCTACCCCGTACTGCGCCGCTCTGGGCGTCCACGGCGGCGACAACGGCGACGGGCTGGTTACTCGGGTGCGCTTGCGTCGTGATCGCAGCGTTGGCATCCACACCTCCTGGGAGCGTCGTTGCCTGCGCTGACTTTATGGATGCGCCGATCTTCGCCCAGCACGGGGGGTTGTCTGCGAGCCTTGATCCATGTCAGTTGACGATGCGGTGTTGGGTTTGTGGAAGGCGCTGTCAGGGCGTGACTGGGAAGCCGTGAAGACCTTCCTGTCCGCGGACTGCATCTACGTCGATATGCCCGTCGGACCGACGCTGGCCGCTCGAGGTCCCGACGACATCGTCAAGCGACTCAAGGTCGGCCTCGAACCACTGGCGGGCTACCGGAACCACGACGGGGTGCTCGTGTCGAACGGGGCCGACGCCATGTACGAGCATTCCGAGACGTGGAACTGGTCGAGCGGGGAAACCGCTGTGCTGCAATTTGTTTCGGTGCACCGCGTCGAAGACGGCAAAGTGACGCTGTGGAAGGATTATTGGGACATGGGCGGGCTGACCAACCACGCTCCGTCCACGTGGATGGAGGATCTCGCGACGGCGGACACCTCGTGGGTCTTCGACGCGACGGGGCTCATCTGAAATAACCGAATCGGCGACACACCGCCACGTCCGTTTCAGAGAAAACGTCGAGGTGGCTCAGGTGCTTCAGGCTTGTCGCCAAGAACTCGCGGCCGTTTGAAAAAGCAGGTAGCGGTAAAGGGTTTGGCCTGGTCCATTGCGAAGTTGACCATCTCCCAACGTTGCTCCCCCAGCGCATTCGCCTTGCGCATCATGTCATTGAGAGCATCGTCGCCCGTCGCCAGGAACCACGTGTATTCCCATTGCAGCTCGTCAGTCTCGCCCATCTCGCTACCCTAGAACAGACTTTGGAGTCGACCGCCCATCGGAACGGTTAAAACCGCCCCAGGATCGGCGTGAACGCGGCGTCGAAAGTCGTTCCGAAGGCACCGAAGTCGGCACCGAGCGAGCCCAGTATCGATGCCACGCTTTCGAACGCCTGAAGGTCTGTCAATCCTGTCCCGCCGCTGATCGCGTTGGCGAGCACTTGATCCGAGGCAAGCAGGGCCGCGTCGGCATTGAGCAGAGTCTGGTCGGCATTGGTGAACAACGCATTGGTCGCCTCGGTCACCAATTCGTACCCCGGCAGCGACGTACCCTGCGCTTGAGCGTCGACAACCACATTCTGAAGGTTCAGAATCACCGCTTGAATCTGCTCCTGAGACCCGACGATTTCCGTCGAGGTGGAGACCAGCGACGCGAGGTCAGAGGGTTGGCCGGACACGTCGATTCCGCCCAACACCGAGTTGGCCTCAGTGAGGTCAGCAGTTGCTTCGCTCAGCAACGTGGCTGGGTCGGTGGCGGCGGGGGCCGCCGCGCTGGCGGCTATACCCGGGTCGATCACGTTGAAGTCAATAGTGCCGCCGTCGAAGATGGTGGAGAGGCCGGCGTTGAGCTCGGCGGGTAGAACCTGGAAGATCTCGGCGTTAAGGAAGCCGAAGCCGGCCTCGAGTCCGGTCAGCTTGTCGGACAGCGACTCGGTGGTGCTCAGGGGTAGGTCGCCTGTGTTGACGGCGTTCACGAACTGCTGGCTTGCCGCCACCAGCTCTCCCGATGCGCTCGACAGCTGCTGATCGGCGTTGACCAGTTGCGAGCTGGTCTGCAATGCCTCTGAGAAGGTGTCCTGCTGGGTCTGGATCTGGGCGATCAGTTCTTCCTGTCCCTCGAAACTCGAGAGCAGTCCCGCAGCTGACGGCAGCGACGAGGAATCGAGCCCGGAAAACAGCGTCGATACCTGCGCCATGTCGTCCTGCGCCTGCGACAGGAAAAGGTCGATGGTGTCAGCCCGGGCAACCGACGTCCCCATCAGCGCCGCGACGACGGCCGCTCCACCGGCAACACCCACACCGGCAACCCAGCGCCGACCACCATCCACCATCGGGACTCCCACACTCTTGGCGCTCGGGCCGAGCGACACTGAGACACGCTCAGCGTAAGTTAAGCTCACGCTCAAACAGGCTGGCGCAAGCCAAATTCCAGCAAGTTCACAGCGATCGAGCGAAATCAGCCGCCGAGTTCGGCGAGCACCTTGAGCCTCTTGAGGGTGTCGGATGCGATGCGACCCACCTGGCCCACCGCGACCCGGTCGGCGATGTAGCCCCAGAAGCCGCCCGGCGCCTGATACGACAACCGGAACGTCACTTTCGTCTTGCCGTCCCCCGCGTCGCGCAACCGGATACGGCCCCTCATGTTCACCCCGGTAATGCCCACCCAGGCCAGATCGCGCGGGTCGTCGAACTCGACGAACTCGATCAGCCCGCCGACCGGAACCGAGCCGATCTTCCAATGGACAAGGTAACGAGCGCCGACGCCCGGCGGCTGATCGTTGGCGCTGTCCCAACGCTCCAGTCGCGTCATGAACGACGGATAATTCTCCGGGTCACTAACGATCTTCCACACCGTGTCGCGATCGGTGTCGATGACACAGCGGCGTTCGACGCGCATCAGCCGATCACCGGGAAACGCCGCCGCGCGGCAAGGCGGTCTACCCCGCCTTGCAGGCTGGCCATCACTTTGTCGTGAACGGCCTGATCGTCGCCGTCGACCTCGATGGGATGCTGAACTTCGATCGAGATCTTGGTGGGCAGCGGGATGTGGCCCGCCAGGTCACTGACATTGAGACCCCACGGCAGCGCCAACGAGATCGGAATGCTCTTGAGCCGCAGCACTTTGTCGGCCCGCAGCAGCTTGGCCAGCCACTGCCCGCGAGACAAGAACAACGCGGCTTCCTGACCTCCCACGCTGGCCACCGGCACGATCGGCACCCCGGCCTCGCGCGCCAGCTTCACGTAGCCCATTCGTCCGTCGAAGTCGACCTTGTGCCGCTCCCACGACGGCCGAAAGACCTCGTAGTCGCCGCCCGGATAGACCAGCAGTGCCGCCCCGGACTCCAAAGCGAGGCGGGCGTTGTCGTGGTTGGCCGCCACGGTTCCGAACTTCCGCAACCATCCCAGAGGCGGCGCGGAGACGACGAGATTGTGGGCCAGTTGATAGAACGGCCGTTCCACGCCGAAGTATGAGCAGAACGCGAGCGTGAATACGAAAGTGTCAGGAGGCACGTTGCCGCCGCTGTGGTTGCCGACCAATAACACCGGGCCCTCTGCGGGAATACGATCGAGATGTTGCACGTCGGCACGGAAATACAGGGAAGCGAACAACCACGTCATGGGCAACTGTTCGCGAATGTAATCGGGATCGCGCTGGTCAAGGTCAGCTTTAGGGACCCGCGATGTCACTTGCTCGCGGGCCCACTCCAGCGCCTCTGCTAGACCGGCCATTTTGCCTCTATACCCTGGTGCCCTCGTCCTTAATCGCCAGCCGGTAAAGCCGGGCCGCATTCTGGTAAGCAATCAGGTCGACCACCCGCATCGCGTCGGCAAGGCTCCAGTCGCCGTTGTCGACGAAGCCACTCAGCGCTCGATGGATTCCGTTGCGCCACAACGCTGCTCCGAGGTAATGCAGCTCAGCCGGGCCGAACCCGTCCGACGAGTAGACGATCTTGCGAAACGGCGCCAGTTCGAGCAGCCGGGCGATGAATGCGGGGGCTCGGGCACCTAGGTGGTTGATGCTCAGGCCGCCGTCGAGATACACGTTGTTGAATGCCTGAGCCAGGTAACCGGCCTCCCGTTCGTAGGGGTAGCAGTGCAGCAGCACGACCGGAGTTTCGCCAGCTTCGCGTAGAAAGTCCCGCAGATACAGCGGGTTGGCTTTGCGCAGGTCGCATTCCCGGTCGCCGAAGCCGACATGGAACTGCAGCGGTTTTCCTACCCGTAGCGCCTGATGCAGGCCGTAGCGAAGCAGCACTCGATCGGTGAGTCGAACGCCGCCAGTATCACGCCACCTGGCGGCGGCCACGGTGACTTCGGTCGCCGACGGCTCGGTCAGGTCACCGTCGAATCCGCCACGGTAGGCCAGGATCGACTTGGTGCCGGCAGCGCCGGCGGCTCGCTCACTCAGGATGCGTTCGAACTCCGATGCGTAGTCACCTGGCGAAACCGCCGCTTGTTCGGCCACCTGTTCGAGCCGAACCACCTCGTGCGCCCGTCCGAGTGACCAGTCGGCCACGTGGCCGATGTCGGCGACGCCCTCGGCGTATCCGGTGTCGACCAGCCAGTCGCTCACGCCGGCAGCGGGTAGGAAAATCTGCGCGAGTTCAGCCTCGGAGAACTGGTTGCGGCGATGCCAATAGTCCCGCGGCTCGGCATGTTTGGACAGGCCCAAGAGCGGCGCGCAGTGGGCGCGGATGGCGAAGCCAAGTTGGGTGTCGAAGCCCGAGTCGAAATCGGCGAGGGGTTCGGTGTTGGCCTCGTTGAGGGCATTCTCGAACCGAGCCCTGTCCCCCGCCGCCGACCAGCACCCATGCATGTGCTGGTCGATCAGTCGCACGCCGGCGATGTGCTCGGCCAGCGCTGCGGCCGTCATACGCTCCAGGCCATCCGAAACTTGTCGGCGAGCTGTTCGCGATTGAGGTGGGCGTAGTTGTCGTGCTCGAAGCGCCGGACCGCCACCGTGGCGTCGACCGCGGCATCGCCCAGGATGGCGCGTACTAGCTGCGACTTGTCCAGCGCCGCAATCACCTGCGGCTGCGACGTGGACAGCAGCTCGATGCCCGCTTTGTCCCGGTCGGTGTCGCTGAGTGTCGCCGGGTCGACCTTGACCTCCTGCGGCAACACCGCATTGTGCTCGATGCCGTCCAACGCCAGGCCGAGGATCACGGCGGCCGCGAAGTAGGGGTTGGCCGACGGGTCGACCGCTTTGACTTCGACGTTGCCGCCGTAGGGGCTGCCAGGCCCACCGGCGACGAATCGTACTGCGGCTTCGCGGTTCTCGGTGCCCCAGCAGACGTAGGTTCCCGCCCAGTTACCCGGATGCAGTCGCAACCCCGAGACGATCGAGCCGCAGAGCAGCCCTTGAGCCTCGGGCAGTCCGCGTAGCAGTCCCGCGATGGCGCTCTCGCCGCTGCTGGTCATCCCGTGTGCCCCAACCCCGTCGGAGAACAACGGGCCGGCCGCGTTGCGGAGCGAGAAGTGTTGATGGGCACCACATCCGGCGTCGCCGACGAATGGTGTCGGTGAGAGGCTCACCCGCATGCCGTGCCGGCGGGCGATTCGGCTGACGATGATTCGGGTGAGCACCAGCTGGTCGACCGACGCAACGGGTGACTGCGGTGTCAAGGAAATCTCGAATTGATTGGTTCCGTACTCCGGATGCAGTTGCTCGATTCCGATGCCAGACAGCGACGTCGCCGCGATGACGTCCCGGACGAAGGCCTCGTGCTCCAGCACACCGGCCAAGCCGTACTGCGCCCACACGGTTGACGGCAGCGGGTGCCCGTCCGCCTGAACGAGAAGGAATTCGAGTTCGTGACCGACCAACGCCTCGAGGCCCGCGTCGGCGAGCGCCGACTCGATACGTCCGAGCGCCGTGCGACTGCATTCCGCGACCGGCGCGCCGTCCTGTTCGAAAAACGAAGCGGGCGCCCAGGCGAGCCCGTCGCCGAGAATCCGCAACGCCGACAAATCAATTCGAACCCGTTGATCGCCTATGACGCCGATGTGGTCGGTAAAAGCGATACCGGTGTGGTCGATAGCGAACGCGTGCCATACCGGGCTGGCGCCGAGCCCCGGATCGGCGAACGCATTGGAGCGGCGGATGGGAACGGTCTTGGCCTGGGTGAGACCGGCCGGATTGGTCACCGTGCCGATGACCGCGTCGACTCCCTCGGCCTCGAGTTGGGCGATGGCCGCGGCGGCGAGCGGTGTGGTTGTCATCTACCGGGAAGACGAAAGTTGGCCCCGGACTACTGAACTCGGCTCCTCAAACCCGGCTGGGAAGGGTGAGCGTGCACGACTGGGCGATGTCCAGGGTACGCAGAACGCGTCCCATGCCGACCCATAGTGCACACGACAACGCGAGGTCGGCAAGCAGTTCCTCGGAGAAGTGCTCGCTGCAGCGGGCCCAGAAATCCTCGTCGTCACGCAGCACCGTGTGCTCGGTGGCGAACCGGTAGGCGAACTCGGCCGCGAGACGTTCCTGGTCGCTGTATCCGGGCCAGGTGCGCCACTGGTCAGCGTGGGTGT
This genomic stretch from Mycobacterium paraterrae harbors:
- a CDS encoding SRPBCC family protein is translated as MQGSATVHMAAPADRIWNLITDVHSIGRYSPEVFEAEWLDGATGPSLGGRFRGHVKRNELGPVYWTVCRITACEPGREFGFEVLVGDRAVNNWHYQLTPAGDGTDVTESFRMTSSPFVGIYYWVFGGWLRTRRNVRDMTKTLTRIKDVAEG
- a CDS encoding dienelactone hydrolase family protein codes for the protein MTSLQQYIAEEIATDHVEGLLSRREAMRRLALMGLTSGAAAALIAACGNDEARPLHSSSGEGVEAPGAKRALPTEPITWAGPRGELQGAWAQAHNARRGVLVIHENKGLTDWVHSVAERFAGAGYSALAIDLLSEEGGTGQFSDPAKATAALAAAPQDRFLADLNSGITELQNRVPGGKLAVVGFCFGGGLVWQLLASHNARLSAAVPFYGPLPDNPDFSGDRATAVLAFYGALDKRVTNSEPAARAALERAGLIHDLVIEPDADHAFFNDGGPRYNAAASADAWRRTLEWFGRYLS
- a CDS encoding acyl-CoA thioesterase, translated to MTSAPVITLDQLLDSLELEQVNAEFFVGNQLDEIAHHISGGHIAAQALMAASRTVVDRLPHSMHMYFLRAGDARQPVDFEVTTLHDGGTFSARRVAARQFGSVLLEGVASFSKDVENIVYQQLPPDLPDPDTVPTFAEQHRELADERDGWWVREQPIDYRYVDPSARLAADLVEQPSAGIRMWWRPSGIAPSDPIVADCLTAFVAGRTLLESAMIARRTTPLGPGFSALMDLAMWFHHPPDLSDWILYQQHSPSGIGGRGLAQGTMFNRTGQLVCTTTLECYFGGKPRG
- a CDS encoding esterase family protein; the encoded protein is MANVSEKMRGWMRRLSVAAFAAAALPGLVTLVGEAPTAAAFSRPGLPVEYLQVPSASMGRSIKVQFQSGGNGSPAVYLLDGLRAQDDYNGWDINTPAFEWYYQSGLSIVMPVGGQSSFYTDWYNPACGKAGCSTYKWETFLTSELPNYLASEKSVKSTGSAAVGISMAGSSAMNLAIYHPAQFTYAGSLSGYLSPSTGQSWIGLAMGDAGGYKKEDMWGPDSDPAWVRNDPTVNVGQLVAHNTRLWVYCGNGTANQLGGDNLPAKFLESNFMIGGNKKFEEAYNAAGGHNAVFNFPPSGTHSWEYWGQQLNAMKPDLQQSLGAHAA
- a CDS encoding cytochrome P450, which codes for MKQRLHWLALHGFVRGGSSIAARRGDLQARLISDPAIKANPVPFYEDVRARGPLVRSRIGYITADHAIGHELLRSEDFRVLSIGSNLPAPLRWLELRTRDDLLHPLRPPSLLAVEPPDHTRYRKTVSSVFTHRAVAALRDGVERTAESLLDELSREPGVVDIVDRYCSQLPVAIISDILGVPDGDRQRILEFGELAAPSLDFGLPWPQYQRVQRGLIGFNVWLDSHLDKLRRAPGDDLMSQLIRKAESGSPDTYLDNDELRAVAGLVLAAGFETTVNLLGNGIRMLLDQPEHLITLRQRPELWPTAVEEILRLESPVQLTARFALRDTEIAGRTIGRGELVVVYVAAANRDPAVFPDPNTFDIERDNAGKHLAFSGGRHFCLGAALARAEGEVGLRAFFDRFPEVRSAGAGSRRDTRVLHGWSTLPVALGPARSMATR
- a CDS encoding CocE/NonD family hydrolase encodes the protein MPTLRSRRKRTRVTSPSPLSPPWTPRAAQYGVGIHHNVAVPMSDGVNLRVDIHHPTDLVTGEPAPGPFPVLMSLTPYGKKAPPPAAQIGGGATPFLIKRGYIEVMVDVRGCGVSEGEFQMFGERQAQDGVELVEWASTLPHANGRVGMFGVSYLAINQLFTAAAVGPNSPLKAIFPVMAARDFYRDAAAMGGAPHLRTIRAYGGVYNLLNVVNPMLEVINRGKHPRPRAGGIAGVRKRGRAQRGYFGPLIADAVAGGETAFDEEFWKDLRPATVIPQIVANKVAVFLVGGWHDAFQRGVPLNYAALQNAFAGRPDEQPMRPGQPVSEDLRLMMGPWYHVTMYGNLHLQAVQLRWFDYWLNDDAEAQISGPPLTFQPIGSPRWFHVRGYPLERATPTRFYLSDGGRLTADPAPETSTATVKYVGRGPVAGRSVEQWTLGMTSFIRSQRGGQTRYDQDNRRVQRGALTYTTEVFTAPTLIAGPVTLTLNATADTTESLFVAHIDDVGPDGSSRPLTQGALLGSHRELDPERTWYLDDGTVLKPHHISTRAAVKPVVPGELTRYDIEIFPTAALLAPGHRLRLTVTTFDFPHLVPTAPARKALAGGTYRVHQGGATPSHLLIPVADPNALD